The following are encoded together in the Phyllopteryx taeniolatus isolate TA_2022b chromosome 21, UOR_Ptae_1.2, whole genome shotgun sequence genome:
- the sem1 gene encoding 26S proteasome complex subunit SEM1 has protein sequence MSDKKQTVDLGLLEEDDEFEEFPAEDWTGLDEDEDAHVWEDNWDDDNVEDDFSNQLRAELEKHGYKMETS, from the exons ATGTCAGACAAAAAGCAAACCGTCGACCTCGGTCTACTGGAGGAGGATGATGAGTTTGAGGAATTCCCAGCTGAGG ATTGGACAGGGCTGGACGAGGATGAAGATGCTCATGTTTGGGAAGACAACTGGGACGACGACAACGTCGAGGATGATTTCTCCAACCAGTTAAG AGCGGAGCTGGAAAAGCATGGTTACAAGATGGAGACGTCGTAG